A window of Desulfobotulus pelophilus contains these coding sequences:
- a CDS encoding YqaA family protein — protein sequence MLRRLYNWVLSWADSPWGAFALFAIAFAESSFFPIPPDILLIALCVGRPAHSFFYAGVCAAGSVLGGLAGYLIGWHFMGSIGIHIVAFYGAEAQIARLGELYHNYDAWAVAIAGFSPIPYKVFTITAGMFAINLPVFILASLVSRSARFFLISGLVWKFGPGIRAFIDRYFDRLAIAFVVLLVGGFALIRFVF from the coding sequence GTGCTGCGCCGTCTCTATAACTGGGTTTTGAGCTGGGCGGATTCGCCTTGGGGAGCCTTCGCTCTTTTTGCCATTGCCTTTGCCGAGTCCTCTTTTTTTCCTATACCTCCGGATATTCTGCTCATTGCCCTTTGCGTAGGAAGACCGGCCCACTCTTTTTTTTATGCGGGGGTCTGCGCTGCAGGGTCCGTTCTGGGCGGGCTGGCAGGCTATCTCATTGGCTGGCATTTCATGGGGAGCATCGGTATCCATATTGTGGCATTTTATGGGGCAGAGGCGCAAATAGCCCGCCTTGGCGAGCTGTATCACAATTATGATGCCTGGGCAGTGGCCATTGCCGGTTTCTCTCCCATTCCTTACAAGGTCTTCACCATCACAGCGGGTATGTTTGCCATCAATCTGCCGGTTTTTATTCTGGCTTCCCTTGTATCCAGATCGGCCCGGTTTTTTCTTATTTCCGGTCTTGTATGGAAATTCGGGCCGGGCATACGTGCTTTTATAGATCGCTATTTTGACAGGCTGGCCATAGCGTTTGTGGTGCTGCTCGTTGGTGGGTTTGCTTTAATCAGGTTTGTCTTCTGA
- a CDS encoding selenium metabolism-associated LysR family transcriptional regulator encodes MDIWQLNIFCKVIERKSFSRAGQAVHLSQPTISSHIRDLENHFGCRLIDRLGKEAVPTKAGSLLYQHARRILQLRDEAEAAMAAFQGSIRGRFVIGGSTIPGAYILPRLIGGFAQRYPDVTLSLEISDSEAILAATLDGHLELGIIGAITKDRRAEQACILEDTMGLMLPGNHPMANTQSIEPTDLCKLPFILREKGSGTRQAIASHLKTLGLSIEDLNIVAEMGNTQAVIQGIKSGLGVSILSPVAVEDELAANRLCCRKIEGLHLRRNFYLTRHKDRTPSPLCSAFISYIQEAYHLSGPLFQQE; translated from the coding sequence ATGGATATCTGGCAACTCAACATTTTCTGCAAAGTCATCGAACGCAAAAGCTTCTCCAGAGCAGGGCAGGCCGTTCACCTTTCCCAACCGACCATCAGCAGCCATATCCGGGATCTGGAAAACCATTTCGGATGCCGCCTGATTGATCGCCTCGGAAAGGAAGCCGTTCCAACCAAGGCAGGATCCCTTTTATACCAGCATGCCCGCCGTATACTTCAGCTCCGCGACGAGGCCGAAGCTGCCATGGCGGCCTTTCAGGGTTCCATTCGGGGTCGTTTTGTCATAGGAGGCAGTACCATACCCGGTGCCTACATCCTGCCCCGGCTGATTGGAGGTTTTGCACAACGCTACCCCGACGTCACCCTTTCCCTTGAAATCAGCGACAGCGAGGCCATCCTTGCCGCAACGCTGGACGGACACCTTGAACTGGGAATCATCGGTGCCATCACAAAGGACCGCCGGGCGGAACAGGCATGCATACTCGAAGATACCATGGGACTCATGCTTCCCGGGAATCACCCGATGGCAAATACCCAGAGCATAGAACCCACCGACCTCTGTAAACTGCCTTTCATTCTGCGGGAAAAAGGGTCCGGCACCCGTCAGGCCATAGCCAGCCACCTGAAAACCCTGGGCCTTTCCATAGAAGATTTAAATATTGTAGCCGAAATGGGAAACACACAGGCGGTAATTCAGGGGATCAAAAGCGGACTGGGTGTTTCCATTCTGTCTCCTGTTGCCGTTGAAGATGAGCTGGCAGCCAACCGACTCTGCTGCCGTAAGATTGAGGGTCTTCACCTTCGCCGTAATTTCTACCTCACCCGCCACAAGGACAGAACGCCATCCCCTCTCTGTTCCGCTTTCATTTCTTACATCCAGGAAGCCTACCACCTATCAGGGCCCCTCTTTCAGCAGGAATAA
- the coaD gene encoding pantetheine-phosphate adenylyltransferase: METFRNIAIYPGSFDPLTNGHIDIIERALGIFDKVIVAILHNPNKTGFFTVEERKDLIRESLAEHADRIEVDSFDGLLVDYAEKKGAKAIVRGMRAMGDFESEFQMAMMNRRLNRDVQTVFLITGLRWIFTSSSVIKEAASFGADISGMVSPAVLHKLQEKMKQKGIRGQ; encoded by the coding sequence ATGGAAACCTTCCGAAACATCGCCATCTATCCGGGCTCCTTTGACCCCCTGACCAATGGCCATATCGACATTATCGAACGGGCCCTTGGCATATTCGACAAAGTGATTGTGGCCATTCTCCACAACCCCAATAAAACCGGATTTTTCACCGTTGAAGAGCGGAAGGATCTCATCAGGGAAAGCCTTGCGGAACATGCGGATCGCATTGAGGTGGACAGTTTTGACGGCCTTCTTGTGGATTACGCGGAGAAAAAAGGAGCCAAAGCCATCGTTCGTGGCATGCGGGCCATGGGTGACTTTGAAAGTGAGTTCCAGATGGCCATGATGAATCGCCGCCTGAACCGCGATGTCCAGACTGTTTTTCTGATTACAGGCCTCCGCTGGATTTTCACCAGCTCTTCGGTCATCAAAGAAGCCGCAAGCTTCGGCGCGGATATCTCCGGCATGGTCAGCCCCGCCGTACTCCATAAACTGCAGGAAAAAATGAAACAAAAAGGCATACGGGGACAATAA